The genomic stretch CGGGTGGCAGACCTGTCACCCGGGCTCCGGCAGCGGGTCGAACTGGTGAAGTGCCTGCGGCGCAACCCTTCCGTGCTGGTGCTCGATGAACCCACCTCCGTGCTCACACAGGCGGAGTCGGCGGAACTGTTCGGGGTGCTGCGGGCGGTGACGACGACCCAGAACCGGGCCGTGGTGCTCATCAGCCACAAGCTCGGTGAGATCATGGCGGCCACCGACCAGGTGACGGTGCTGCGTCGGGGCCGGGTGCGGTTCCACGGGGCCACGGCCTCCACCGGTCCGGCCGAACTGGCCCGGGAGATGGTCGGCCGCGACGTGTCCCTCCTGGCGGAGGGAGCGGCGCTGGGGATGCTGACGGGTTCCTCGTCCACCGTCGGCGCCACCACCGACCGGACCCCCGCCCTGAGACTGACCGGACTACGGGCCGACCCGGCCCTGGGGCCCCTCGACCTGAGGGTGGCGCCGGGCGAGATCGTCGGGGTGTACGGAGTGGAGGGCAACGGGCAGACCGAGCTCGGGCGGGTGCTGGCCGGCCTCTTGCGGCCGCGGGCCGGAACGGTGGAGATCGACGGGAAACCGCTGGGAAAAGGCGCTCCACTGGGGGTTATTCCCGAGGACCGGCACCACTGCGGCGTCGTGCTCGACCTCAGCGTCACCGACAACCTGCTGATGAAGACCCTGGACGGGTTCAGTGGCCGCACCGGCCTGCTCGACCGCCCCGCCATGAGACGTCGCGCCCAGCAACTGATCGACGACTTCGGTATCCGTACCCCCTCTCCCGACACCCTCGTCCGTACGCTGTCGGGCGGCAACCAGCAACGCGTGGTGCTGGCCCGGGAACTGTCCGCGCGACCGAAGGTGCTCGTGGCCGCGCAGCCCACCCACGGGCTCGACGTCGGCGCCATCGAGGAGATGTACGAACGCCTGCGGGCGGTGGCCGCGCAGGGGGTGGCGGTGCTGCTGATCTCCACCGAACTGGAGGAGGTGATGGCCCTGGCCTCCCGCATCGTCGTGATGTCGCGCGGGCGTATCACCGGCGAGCTGACCACCGCGGAGGCAACGACCGAGCGGCTCGGGCTGCTCGTGGGCGGGATGGCCGCATGAGCCGCCTCACCCTGGCCGGAACCTGTTTCAGCCTGGCCGCCGCGCTCGTGCTGTCGGGTCTGCTGATCGTGCTGACCGGTTACTCCCCGGACGCCGCGCTGCGGGCACTCTTCGACGGTAGCCTGGCCGACGGCCCGGCCCTCACCTCCACGCTGCTCTACACCGCGCCGCTGTTGCTGGTGGCGCTCGGGACCTGCGTGTCCACCCGGGCCGGGGTATTCAACATCGGCCAGGAGGGGCAGGTGCTCATCGGCTGCTTCGCCGGGGCCTGGTGCGCGCTGCGCCTGGCCCTGCCCGGCGTGCTGTTGCTGGTCGTGGTGCTGCTCGCGGCGGCGGCCGGGGGAGCGTTCTGGGCCTGGCTGAGTTCGCTGATGTACCGCTGGCGCGGTGTGAACATCGTGGTGAGCACCCTGCTGATGGTGTTCGTGGCGCAGCAGCTGATCGCGTTCTCGGTGGGGCAGGCCTGGTTCCTCCAGCAGTCCAAGGGCGACAAGGCCGTGGTGGCGCCGCAGTCCAACCAGCTGCCGCTGAACGCCCGGTTGCCCTCGTTCGGTGAGTACCCGCACGTCATGGTCAATCTCGGGCTCGTTCTGGCCGTGGTGCTGATGGCGGCCGTGGCGATCGGTCTGGCCCGCACCCGCTGGGGTTTCCGGCTGAACCTCACCGGGTTGAGCCCGGCGGCGGCCCAGCACGCGGGGGTGCGCATCGGGCTGGTCACCTCGCTGGCCCTGGTCGTGTCCGGCGCGTTCTCCGGGCTCGCCGGGGCGCTGATGCTGGCCGGACCGATCGGCACCTACCGGCTGCAACCGGGGATGTCGGCGAACGTCGGCTGGGACGGTCTGCTCGTGGCGCTGGTCGCCCGGAACCGGCCCTGGCTGTGTGCCCCCGTCGCGCTGTTGTTCGGGGTGCTGCGGGCCGGGGGCGGCTTCCTGTCCGCCACCGGCGTGCCCTTCTACCTCGTCGACGTGGTGAAGTCGCTGCTCGTGCTGGCGCTGGTGGTCCCGCCGGTCCTGGCCTCCCGGCTGGCGTTGCCGGTGCGGAGAAGTCCTGTTGCGGTGGAGGTCTGACATGAGCCTGGCCTTCGACACGGAAATCATCCTGTCCAGCGGGGTACGGCTGGCCACGCCCCTGGCGTTCGCCGCGCTCGGTGAGTACGTGGCCGAACGCGCCGGGTGCCTGAACATCTCGGTGGAGGCCATGATGCTCGGCGCGGCCTTCGGGTCGATCGCCACGGCCGCCGCGACGGGCAGTGCGACCGCCGGGCTGCTCGCGGGGGTGCTGATCGGGGCGCTCATAGCCTTCGTGCACGCCGGCCTCTCGCACCACGCGGAGATCAACACGTTCGTGGTGGGACTCGCCCTGAACACCCTGGTGCTCGGTCTGACCAGCTACTTCATCGCCACCAGCACGTATGTGGGGCATCAGGTGGCGCAGGTGCGGGTGCCGGTGCTGAGTGACATCCCGGTGATCGGTGCCCCGCTGTTCGTCGAGCGCTGGCCGGTGTACCTGCTGCTGGTGCTGATTCCCCTGACCTGGTGGCTGGTCGCGCGCAGTCGCTGGGGGCTGGAGCTGCGGGCGGTGGGCGAGAACCCGGCGGCCGCCGATGTCACCGGCATCCACGTGAACCGGCGCCGGCGGCAGGCCATGCTCTGGTGCGGTGCTCTGGCCGGCCTCGGCGGGGCCCACCTGGCCGTGGGAGAGGTGGGTTCGTTCAGCCAGAACATGACGGCCGGGCGGGGCTACATCGTCATCGCGGCGGTGATCTTCGGGGCCTGGCGGCTGGGGCGCACCCTGCTCGGCTGTGCCTTGTTCGGCCTGGCCGACGCCCTGCGCCTGGCCCTGCCGGCGCTGGGGGTGACCCTGAACTCGCAGTTCCTCGCGGCGGCGCCGTACCTGCTGGCCCTGGTCGCCATGCTGGCCTTCGTCGCCACCTCCCGCGAGCCGAGGGCCCTGGGACAACCCTTCGAGCGGGGGTCGGGGTGAGAGGGCGTCACCTCAGCGGCGGCGCTGCGACGCGTCGGTGAGGGCCGGCGGCTCGTAGCCGATGTCGGCCGGGTTGATCACCGTCCCCGGAGCGATCACCTGGTCGATCGCGTCCAGGACATCGGGGGAGAGCGTCACGTCGCCCGCTGCCAGCTGGCCCAGGAGCTGCTCCTCGGTGCGCGGCCCCATGATCGCGCTGGTCACGGCCGGGTGGTTCAGCACGAAGCCGAGAGCCAGGTGGATCAGCGACAGGCCGGCCCCGTCGGCGATCGCGGCGAGCTGCTCGACCAGGGCCAGTTTACGGTCGCGCATCGAGGTCTCGGCGAAGTCGAAATGGTCTTTCTCGCGCAGCGCCCGTGAGTCCGGCGCCGGCTGTTGCCCGGCGCGGTACTTCCCGGTCAGCCACCCACCGTTCAGCGGGCTCCAGACCAGCACCCCGAGCCGGTGACGCAGGGCCGTGGGCAGTACGGCGGCCTCACCGTGCCGGGCCAGCACCGAGTACGACAGCTGCTCGGTGGCGAACCGTTCGCGGTGCCGGTCCTGCGCGACCCACTGCGCCTCGACCAGCTGTTCGGCCGGAAAGCTGGAGGTGCCGATCGCCCGGATCTTGCCCTGGCGCACCAGATCGCTGAGAACGCCCAGGGTCTCGTCGATGTCGGTGGACGGGTCGGGGCGGTGTATCTGGTAGAGGTCGAGGTGGTCGGTGCCCAGCCGGCGCAGGCTGGCCTCGACCGCCCGGGTGATCCAGACCCGGGAGTTGCCGCGGCGGTTGCGGTCGAGCGGGTCGCCCGGCATCGCGTTGTGCCCCTTGGTGGCCAGCACCACGCTGTCGCGGCGCCCGGCCAGGGCCCGGCCGAGGATCTCCTCGGACTCGCCGAACGCGTAGACGTCGGCGGTGTCCACGAAGTTCACGCCGGCATCCAGCGCGGCGTGGACCATCCGGTGACAGGCGGCCTCGTCCGGGTTGCCCCAGGCGCCGAACATCATGGTGCCCAGGCACAGGGTGCTCACCTCGACACCGGTGCGGCCCAGGGTGCGGTATTGCATGGGGCAACTCCTCGATCGGGGCGGAAACCTTCTTCCGGGCGATGCTTTCATGTGCCCCAGGGTCACGGCCAGAGAATCCGGAAACAGCGCCGGGCGGTGTCTCCTCGTGCCCGGAGCACATGGACGACGTGCCCGGGGCGTTCTAGCCTCGAACCATGTCCTCACCCCTCACCTCACCCCGCTGGACCCATGTGGCCCTGCCCACCGGGAATCTGGACGCGGCCATCGAGTTCTACACCTCGCTCACGCCCCTGGTGGTGGTCGAGCGGTTCTCCGACGACGCCGGTGAGAGTGCCTGGCTGTCCAACGACCAGCAGGTCGACACCCCGATGGTGCTCGTGCTGGTCTCGTTCAACCAGGACCGGGGCGGGCAGCTGGGTCTGCTCACGCCGTTCGCTCACATCGGTATCGAGGTGCCGGAGCGCTCCGACGTCGACGCGATGGCCGAGCGGGCGCGGGAGAAGGGGTGTCTGCACTGGGAACCCCGCGACATGCCCGGCCCGGTCGGCTACATCTGCGCGTTCAAGGACCCGGACGGCAACGTCATCGAGATCTCCCACAACCAGAAGGTGTTCGAGCTGGTGCGCAAGCTGTGGGGGCCCGGCGCTGAGTGAGGTCGTGCGCGCCTACCTGGCCGCGCTGAACGCCGCCGACGTCGAGGCGGTGCTCGCCTGCGTGGCCGAGGATTTCGTCAACGAGCACACCGCCGTGGACGCGGTGAGCCGGTTCGGGAAGGCCGCGTACGCGGCTGCCCTCCCGGGCTTCCTCCAGGATTTCGACGGGCTGCGCTACCGGGCCGAGAGCATCATCTCCGACGGTGCGCAGGTGGCCGTGCCCTACCGGATGTCGTTCCGGCACCGGCCCTCCTCCGGTGCGCCGGTGAGTGTCCGCGGCGCCTTCGTGTTCGTGCTGACGCCGGAGGGCCTGATCGGCCGCCGCACCGACTACTGGGACTCCGGCGAGGTCGGCCGTCAGATCGCAGCGTTCCACCCGTAACGCATCCCTCGCCCGCACGACCGAGAGAGGTCCCGGCGCATGGCTCACCTTCCACCTCCCACGGCCCTGGTGACCGAGAACTGGGACGAGCAGACCTTCCGCGTGCATCGCGAGGCCTACCGCTCCCAGGCCTTGTTCGACGCCGAGCGGGACCGGGTCTGGGCCCGGAACTGGCTGTATCTCGGCCACGAGACCGAAATCCCGAACCCCCATGACTTCACGGTGCGCACGCTCGCGGGTCGTCCTCTGATCTTCGTGCGCGACGGGGAGGGCGAGATCCACGCGTTCCTCAACTCCTGCCCGCACCGCGGAACCGTGGTCTGTCGCGAGAACCAGGGGAATGCCAAGCATTTCGCCTGCTTCTACCACGCCTGGACCTTTCGCTCGGACGGTGCGGTCTCCTCGATCCCGGGTGCTGACGCCTACCACCGGGACGAGGCGTTCCGGGCGTCGATGGCGCTGCGGTCGGTGGCCCGGCTGGAGATGCACGAGGGCTACGTCTTCGTCGCGTTCACGCCCGACGTGCCGCCGCTGCTGGAGCATCTGGGCGACGCCGCCGACTACCTGACCATGATCGAGCAGCAGCACGCCGGCGGCATGAGGACCCTGCCCGGCACGCAGCTGTACTCGGTGCGTGGCAACTGGAAACTCGCGGTGGAGAACGCGATGGACGGTTACCACTTCGCACCGACCCACAACACGTTCGTCGGGTACCTGCGCGAGAGCGGTTTTGCGGTCACGGATGACGACCAGTATGCGTACACCCTCCAGAACGGCCATCTGTTGCTGGTTCTCACCGGTCACGGCGGGCGCATCAGCATGCTCTGGGAGCCCCGGTTCGGTGAGGACGAGCGGGTGCGCACCGCTGCGCACCGGGCCGAGATGGTGCAGCGGCTGGGTGCGGAGCGGGCGCACCACGTGGCCGACGAGAGCCACATTCTCTACGTCTGGCCGAACCTGCTGCTGTTCGACATCGAGGGCCTCTCGATCCGGCAGCTCGAGCCGGTGTCGCCCGGCGTCACCGACGTGCGCGCCTGGCAACTGGTGCCGCGCGAGGAGGATCCGGACGCCCGGGCACTGCGCATGCGCACGGTGGTCAGCTTCGTCGGGCCGGGAGGGCTGGCCACGCCGGACGACATCGAGGCGTACGAGGCCGTGCAGCGCGGCATCGAGGCCACCGCCGGCGGCGGTGAGATCGACGTCAGCGACATGTCACGCGGGATGGCCGACGAGATCAAGGGCGTCCAGGGACGATCGATCGACGAGGGGGCCATGCGCGGCTTCTGGCGGCACTGGGTGGACGCGGTGGAACCGGGACGCTGGTCGGTCACCGGCCCGCGTCCGCAGAGTTTCGTGACCGGGCGGGACGTCCGGTGAGCGCGGTCCTGGACACCGTGAAGCGTTCCGACGTGGAGGACTGGCTGTACGCCGAGGCCGACATCCTCGACGCCTGGGACTACGACGCGTGGCTGGCGCTCTTCGAGCCCGGGGCCCGCTTCGAGGTGCCGACCACGGACTTCCGCGGCTGGTCGCCCCTGGGGTCCGGCTCGTTCGTCACGGACGACTGGGACCTGATCAAGGCGCGGGTGAAGCGGCTGAAATCCCGCAAGGCGCACGCCGAGAACCCGCATTCCCGCACGCACCGCCTGGTCTCGAACGTCCGGCTGCACGCCATCACCGACCCGGCGGCGCCGCTGCGGGTCGGCCCCGTGTCCACCGACGTGGCCGTCACGGCCCGGGACTTCGGCGATCTCAGCCACTGCCTGCGGGTCACCGCGTCGTTCGTGGTGCACCGCGCCCGCGACGGCCGCTTCGACAGCTACGTCGGCCGCTACGACCACGTGCTGGCTCCCGCCGACGACGGTTTCCGGTTCCGGCTGCGCCGCTCGATCCTCGGGCACGAGGTCCTCACCGCCGGCGCCCGGCTCAGCTTCATTCTCTAGTCCTCTCTGATTCTCAGGAGATCGCGTTGACCGAGCACACCTATGCCTTCGGCTTCCGCCCGGAGGCCGACGAGGCCACGGCCGGGCAGGCCCGTGCCGAACTACAGGCCTTCACCGAGCGCTGGGGCGCGATCCTCGACGACCGGAGCGCACCGGCCTCCACCCGCCCGCACGCTCCGTACGGTTTCGAGTACGCCCGCATCGAGGTGCCCGATCTGCCCGCCACGATCGAGTTCCTCGAGTACCACGTCGGGCTGCAACTCGAACAGCGCACCGACGACTACGCCTACCTGCGCTCCGACATCGAGCACCACTGCATCGAGCTGATCGCCGCGCCGCACCGGAAGGACGGGGCGACCACCGCCATCGGCTACAGCGTCGAGAGCACGCAGGTGCTCGGGCAGATCCAGAAGCGGGTGGTCGATGCCGGTCTGGACGTCCTGGAACTGCAAGACCGGCAGAAGAGTTTCTGCAGCGACGGTTTCGCCGTGACCGACCCGAACGGACTGATCGTGGAGCTCTTCACCGACTTCCACGAATACGCCGAGCCGCCGCACCTGGAGATCCGCCCGACCGACCTGATCCACCCCTTCCTGTCCACCACCCGGTGGGAGGAGACCGTGGCCTTCTACACCGACGTACTCGGTTTCCTGCCCTCCGACCACGTCGTCGGGTCCACCACGTTCCTGCGGGGCGAAGACCGCTACCACCACAGCCTGGCCGTGCAGAAGAACAAGGAGTTCTTCGTCGGGCACCTGTGTTTCGCCATGAAGAGCCTCGACCACGTGATGCGCCTGCGGGCGCGGGCTCTCTACCGGGGCGCCCCCATCGCCAGCGACATCGTGAACCACTCGGCGTCCACGAGCATCGCCTTCTATCTGCACGACACCCGGTTCGGGCCGCGCTTCGAGCTCTGCGACCGCCACCGGGTGCTCACTCCCGCCGAGCACGAGACGCACCGCGCCCGGCACATGCCCGCCGACCCGCGCAACATCGACGTCTGGCGGCCCGCGTCCGACGACTGGGGCCGGTTCTGACGCAGGAGCTCCTGCGGGAGATCCTGGTCCAGCTCGACAGCACACCGTCTCCGCACGGTCGCGAACGGGAGGCGGCCGTGCGGTTGCGTGCGTGGTGCTCGGCGCGGTGGCCGTTCATCTCCTGGAGGGTGCAGGAATACGGTGACGGCGGAGCCAATCTGGTGGCCTCCTGCGGTGAGACGCCGTCGGGACGGGTGCTGTACTCGCATCTGGACACCTCACTGAACGGCTCGCTGGAGGACGCCGTCGTCACCGGACGCACGGATCCGCCGGGTCCGTTGCGGATCGGCGAGGACGGCACGGTGGACGGGTTCGGCCTGGGGGTCGCCCGCGGGCCGGCCGCCGCGGCGCTCGTGGGGTTCGTGGAGTCCATGGATTTCGTGGATTTCGTGGACGCGGCCCCGCACGTGCGTGAGGGCGCCACCCTCCTTCTCGCCGGCAGCGGTACGCATCGCCTTCTCCCCGGCGAGACCACGGGTGTCGAGGCCTATCTCGCCGCCCACGAGCATCCCCGGCAGGCGATCATCGCCAAGGCCGGGCCGCCGGCCGTGCTCCACTCCGAGCCCGGCGCCGCGTACCTGACCGTGCGGGTCGAGGGACGACAGGGCGCGGTACTGGCCCGGCGGTTCCATCGGCCCGAGGGAGGGGTGCTCGCCCACACCGGCCGCCTGATCGACGCGATCGAGGCCTGGCGGGTGGCTCACCTCGCCCGCAGAACACCGTCCCGGATCGGGGCCGAGGTCGGCATCGGCCATCTGCGTTCCGGCCTGGTCACCAAGCCCGACCTGATCCCGGCGGTTCTCGAGCTGGGCCTGTACCTGGTCACGATCCCCGGAGACCGGGTTCCCGACATCGGCCGGGATCTCGAAAATACCCTTCGGGCCGTGGCTCCGGAAGGATGCACGGTGCGGGTCGATCACCACGAGATCCATGCCGCCGGACTGACCGACGATGACGCTCCGATCGTTCGCCGAGCCCGTGCCGTGCGGGAGAGATACCTCGGACCCGAACAGTCCGTCACCGGCTGGACCGGATCGACCGACGGCGTGGTCTTGCGCGGTCACGGTATCGACACCGTCCGTCTGGGGCCCACGATCGCCCCGCTGCCGGAAGATCGGCGACGGGACCGGACCACCCTGGACCACCTCGTCCTCTGGTCGCAGATCTACCGTGATCTTCTGACGCAGACGTGAAGGACGCCCGGGAGCCTGAGGCTCCCGGGCGTCCTTCATCAGTGAAAGATCAGTTACCCCAGTCGAAATTGGGGGTGACCGCGTCGGCGATCGTGAACCGTCCACCCGGCAGCACCCCACCGGCCGGTTCGCCCATGGTGACCACGTGCTTGCCGAACTTCTCCACCAGGGGCCGGCCGACGTCGCGTTTGAGCCACAGGCGTAGCAGGTGGCGGCGGCGTTCGGGCTCGGCGAAGTCGAGGTAGCCGGTGCGGGAGTGCAGAGCGGCGTAGTTCAGCAGCCACTGCACGTCGCCGGGCTGGAAGTTCATGTCCAGGGCCAGCCCGGGTTCCTGGGAGATCTCGTCGAACAGGTTGAGCACCTCGATCTGCTCGGGGGTCAGGCGGGGCACCTCCTCGAACCGCTGGGCCGAGAAGACCATCGACATACCCGCGTAGATGCTGAAAATACCGTCCACATAAGAGACGACGGGAGAGGTGTAGGTGTTGCCGGGAGCGTCCGGGTCCTGCTTCTTCCAGTCCCAGTGGAACGGCTCGAACAGCAGCGGCGCCAGATCCGGGCGCCGGCGCAGCACCTCGTTGTAGATCGTGGTGCCGCTGACCAGACTGCTCGCGCCGCCCTCGCGGGCGCCGCGCAGGCACATCAGGGCCACCACGTCGGAGGAGTCGGAGTGGAAGGGCAGACGGTCGCGCACGCGGGAAGGTTTCGCGCCTTCGTCGGCGAGAGTCTTGTCCGAGGTGGCAATCACGTGGTCGAGCAGGTCGCCCATCTGGTTCTGCCCGATCGGCAGGCCCAGGTGCAGACCCATGATGAAGAAGATCGCCCCGGCCAGAACATCGCCGTACTCTTCGGTCTTCAGGCCCCGGATGAGGATGAAGCCCCGGCCGGAGTCCAGCTGGCGGGCCGACTCCTCGTTCAGCCGGGTACAGGCGGGCAGGGGGTAGTCGGCGGCGGTGACGGTGCGCAGGTCCGGGTCGTCGGCCACGAACCGGCGGCCCGCGGCCTCCAGGTCGCTGAGCTCGGCCGGGCCGAGTTCGTAGATCCATGCGGTGGATCCGGCCAGGTCGGAGCCTCTCCAGGCGGAGGGGCCGGAGATCGGTTCCCGGCTGGTCGTGGTGTCGGTCATCGTGAGTACTCCCGGGGTGGGGGCGAATCAGGACGTCGCTGGGCACCGGGCCGGCCTGGGGGCAGGCGTGAACCCGGAAAGACCTTGCCGTGAAAAGGGAAGAACCCTAGAAGGGCACCTGCGGGTTGCCGACGGCCGTACCGGGACGGCGCAGGCCCTCACGGGGCGGGCGGCAACGCAGGGGATCGGCGTGACGCAGGCCGACGGACGGCATGCCGGGGGTGGCCATCGATGTCATGTCGGCCTCCCCGGGAGAAGATGCGGTCCCGTCCCAGGCTAGGTAGCCGCGTTGATGGCGTCAATATGCGAGACGGCTTCTCGCAGTCAGTTTTACCTGATGATCACGGAGGAAGTGGGGGTTCGCGGTCAGGTCAGGTCAGCGCCGGGCGGCCGTCTACCAGGGTGGTCAGCACCTGGCCCTGGCGCAGCTCCTCGTCGTCGCAGGTGAGGGGGTTGACATCGAGGGCCACCAGGTCGGCGGGGCCGCCCGGCGACAGGTGGCCGCGGGTTCCGGTGATCGCGGCGGCGCCGGTGGTGAACAGGGTCAGGGCCTCGGCGGGGGTGATGGCCTGCGCCGGGCCGAGGGGGGTGCCGCGGCCCCGCACCCTGCGGGTGCGGGCCTGCCACATGCCGAAGAGCGGGGACATCGGTGGGCCCGGGCCGTCGCTGCCGCCCCCGACCAGGACCCCGGCGTCGAGCCAGGCGCGCAGCGGGTTGGCCTGAGCGGCTTCGGCCTCGCTGAGCCGGTCGATCAGGGCGGTGCCGAAGGCCCACTGCAGAGCGGGATGCGCGGAGACCGGCACACCGAGCCGGGCGGCCCGCGACAAGGCCGAACCGCTGGGGGAGAGGTAGCCGTGGATGATGTGGAATCCGGTGCCGCGGTAGGGCTGGTCGCCGGCCCAGTTCAGCACCTCGAGCACGTCGAGCAGGGCGTCGATCGCGGCGTCGCCGACCGCGTGCACCCCGACGCCGCGTCCGCCGAGCCCGGCCGAGCAGTGGGCGCGCAGCGTGTCCAGAGTGATGCTCTGGTTGCCGTGGTCCGGTTTCCCGGGGCCCGGCCAGGGGCTGGAGCGCCACGCGGTGCCCAGCGATCCGCCGCCGTCCAGGAAGAGTTTCGTGGGACCGGTGCGGAGCCGGCGGGGGTCGACCTCGTCGATGCCGGAAGTGCTGAGGAAGGAGGCGATCTCGAGGGGACTCACATCGTCCGAGCCGAGCGGCATGACCACGCAGCGCTGACCCAGCCAGCCCTCCTGCGCGGCGCTGATCCAGGCCGGGAGCTCGGCCAGGGTGACGGCCGGATCCATCGCGGTGGTGATGCCCTGGCGCAGCAGCTCGGCCTGGCCCAGCCGGATCCAGCGGACGCGGGTCTCGAGATCCGGTGCGGGTTGCACGTTCCGGACCAGGGCTACGGCGGGGTGCTCGATCAGCAGCCCGGTCACCCGTCCGGTGCGGTCACGGTGGATCCGTCCGCCGGCCGGATCCGGCGTGGTGGCGGTGATCCCGGCGTCGTGGAGCACCGGTGAACTGACGATCGCGTCGTGGCCCTTGCGGTCGAGCAGCACGCGGCGGCCGGGGCAGGCCCGGTCGAGGTCGGACCGGTCGGGCAGGCGCCCCTCGGCCAGGTCGATCGCCTCGAACTCGGCGTCGGCCTCGATCCAGCCCGCGTGGCCGGCGGCGAATTCGGCCAGCCGCCGCTCGATCTCCTGCACGCTGCGCACCTCGCCGAGGTCGCAACGGTCCTGACGCCGGCCGGCCCACAGCACGTGCACGTGGCTGTCGGTGAAGCCCGGCAGAACCGTTCCGGGCAGGTCGATCTCGCGTACCCGCCCACCGAGCTCGGCGCGCACCCATCCGCGTGACCCCCAGGACACGATCGCCCCGTCGCGCACGCCGATGGCCTCGACCCGGGCCGG from Kineosporia sp. NBRC 101731 encodes the following:
- a CDS encoding ABC transporter ATP-binding protein; translated protein: MNPAALEVSGVSKRYGSVLACDAVDLTVNGGEIHGLLGENGAGKSTLMKILLGLVHRDAGTISLRGVPTEISDPQAAAKLGLGMVHQHFSLIEPLTVWENVILGDTGRIDRRAACADVERVAAEYGLPIDPRARVADLSPGLRQRVELVKCLRRNPSVLVLDEPTSVLTQAESAELFGVLRAVTTTQNRAVVLISHKLGEIMAATDQVTVLRRGRVRFHGATASTGPAELAREMVGRDVSLLAEGAALGMLTGSSSTVGATTDRTPALRLTGLRADPALGPLDLRVAPGEIVGVYGVEGNGQTELGRVLAGLLRPRAGTVEIDGKPLGKGAPLGVIPEDRHHCGVVLDLSVTDNLLMKTLDGFSGRTGLLDRPAMRRRAQQLIDDFGIRTPSPDTLVRTLSGGNQQRVVLARELSARPKVLVAAQPTHGLDVGAIEEMYERLRAVAAQGVAVLLISTELEEVMALASRIVVMSRGRITGELTTAEATTERLGLLVGGMAA
- a CDS encoding ABC transporter permease is translated as MSRLTLAGTCFSLAAALVLSGLLIVLTGYSPDAALRALFDGSLADGPALTSTLLYTAPLLLVALGTCVSTRAGVFNIGQEGQVLIGCFAGAWCALRLALPGVLLLVVVLLAAAAGGAFWAWLSSLMYRWRGVNIVVSTLLMVFVAQQLIAFSVGQAWFLQQSKGDKAVVAPQSNQLPLNARLPSFGEYPHVMVNLGLVLAVVLMAAVAIGLARTRWGFRLNLTGLSPAAAQHAGVRIGLVTSLALVVSGAFSGLAGALMLAGPIGTYRLQPGMSANVGWDGLLVALVARNRPWLCAPVALLFGVLRAGGGFLSATGVPFYLVDVVKSLLVLALVVPPVLASRLALPVRRSPVAVEV
- a CDS encoding ABC transporter permease, with translation MSLAFDTEIILSSGVRLATPLAFAALGEYVAERAGCLNISVEAMMLGAAFGSIATAAATGSATAGLLAGVLIGALIAFVHAGLSHHAEINTFVVGLALNTLVLGLTSYFIATSTYVGHQVAQVRVPVLSDIPVIGAPLFVERWPVYLLLVLIPLTWWLVARSRWGLELRAVGENPAAADVTGIHVNRRRRQAMLWCGALAGLGGAHLAVGEVGSFSQNMTAGRGYIVIAAVIFGAWRLGRTLLGCALFGLADALRLALPALGVTLNSQFLAAAPYLLALVAMLAFVATSREPRALGQPFERGSG
- a CDS encoding aldo/keto reductase, with amino-acid sequence MQYRTLGRTGVEVSTLCLGTMMFGAWGNPDEAACHRMVHAALDAGVNFVDTADVYAFGESEEILGRALAGRRDSVVLATKGHNAMPGDPLDRNRRGNSRVWITRAVEASLRRLGTDHLDLYQIHRPDPSTDIDETLGVLSDLVRQGKIRAIGTSSFPAEQLVEAQWVAQDRHRERFATEQLSYSVLARHGEAAVLPTALRHRLGVLVWSPLNGGWLTGKYRAGQQPAPDSRALREKDHFDFAETSMRDRKLALVEQLAAIADGAGLSLIHLALGFVLNHPAVTSAIMGPRTEEQLLGQLAAGDVTLSPDVLDAIDQVIAPGTVINPADIGYEPPALTDASQRRR
- a CDS encoding VOC family protein, with the protein product MSSPLTSPRWTHVALPTGNLDAAIEFYTSLTPLVVVERFSDDAGESAWLSNDQQVDTPMVLVLVSFNQDRGGQLGLLTPFAHIGIEVPERSDVDAMAERAREKGCLHWEPRDMPGPVGYICAFKDPDGNVIEISHNQKVFELVRKLWGPGAE
- a CDS encoding nuclear transport factor 2 family protein, which gives rise to MRAYLAALNAADVEAVLACVAEDFVNEHTAVDAVSRFGKAAYAAALPGFLQDFDGLRYRAESIISDGAQVAVPYRMSFRHRPSSGAPVSVRGAFVFVLTPEGLIGRRTDYWDSGEVGRQIAAFHP
- a CDS encoding aromatic ring-hydroxylating dioxygenase subunit alpha — encoded protein: MAHLPPPTALVTENWDEQTFRVHREAYRSQALFDAERDRVWARNWLYLGHETEIPNPHDFTVRTLAGRPLIFVRDGEGEIHAFLNSCPHRGTVVCRENQGNAKHFACFYHAWTFRSDGAVSSIPGADAYHRDEAFRASMALRSVARLEMHEGYVFVAFTPDVPPLLEHLGDAADYLTMIEQQHAGGMRTLPGTQLYSVRGNWKLAVENAMDGYHFAPTHNTFVGYLRESGFAVTDDDQYAYTLQNGHLLLVLTGHGGRISMLWEPRFGEDERVRTAAHRAEMVQRLGAERAHHVADESHILYVWPNLLLFDIEGLSIRQLEPVSPGVTDVRAWQLVPREEDPDARALRMRTVVSFVGPGGLATPDDIEAYEAVQRGIEATAGGGEIDVSDMSRGMADEIKGVQGRSIDEGAMRGFWRHWVDAVEPGRWSVTGPRPQSFVTGRDVR
- a CDS encoding aromatic-ring-hydroxylating dioxygenase subunit beta, whose amino-acid sequence is MSAVLDTVKRSDVEDWLYAEADILDAWDYDAWLALFEPGARFEVPTTDFRGWSPLGSGSFVTDDWDLIKARVKRLKSRKAHAENPHSRTHRLVSNVRLHAITDPAAPLRVGPVSTDVAVTARDFGDLSHCLRVTASFVVHRARDGRFDSYVGRYDHVLAPADDGFRFRLRRSILGHEVLTAGARLSFIL
- a CDS encoding VOC family protein produces the protein MTEHTYAFGFRPEADEATAGQARAELQAFTERWGAILDDRSAPASTRPHAPYGFEYARIEVPDLPATIEFLEYHVGLQLEQRTDDYAYLRSDIEHHCIELIAAPHRKDGATTAIGYSVESTQVLGQIQKRVVDAGLDVLELQDRQKSFCSDGFAVTDPNGLIVELFTDFHEYAEPPHLEIRPTDLIHPFLSTTRWEETVAFYTDVLGFLPSDHVVGSTTFLRGEDRYHHSLAVQKNKEFFVGHLCFAMKSLDHVMRLRARALYRGAPIASDIVNHSASTSIAFYLHDTRFGPRFELCDRHRVLTPAEHETHRARHMPADPRNIDVWRPASDDWGRF
- a CDS encoding TauD/TfdA family dioxygenase — protein: MTDTTTSREPISGPSAWRGSDLAGSTAWIYELGPAELSDLEAAGRRFVADDPDLRTVTAADYPLPACTRLNEESARQLDSGRGFILIRGLKTEEYGDVLAGAIFFIMGLHLGLPIGQNQMGDLLDHVIATSDKTLADEGAKPSRVRDRLPFHSDSSDVVALMCLRGAREGGASSLVSGTTIYNEVLRRRPDLAPLLFEPFHWDWKKQDPDAPGNTYTSPVVSYVDGIFSIYAGMSMVFSAQRFEEVPRLTPEQIEVLNLFDEISQEPGLALDMNFQPGDVQWLLNYAALHSRTGYLDFAEPERRRHLLRLWLKRDVGRPLVEKFGKHVVTMGEPAGGVLPGGRFTIADAVTPNFDWGN